In Cupriavidus basilensis, one genomic interval encodes:
- a CDS encoding LysR family transcriptional regulator, giving the protein MREISLDRLRTLVAIADRGSFVEAARALHLAPPTVSLHIAELEDRIGAPLLSRKRGHVRPSAIGEVLVERARRLLADAEQALDDIQRQVQGLEGRARLGASTGVIAHLLPQALEVLRQDHPAIDIQVAVLTSQETLSRLADGRLDVGLIALPQPPVAGLVIKPWRRDPVMAFLPAHWRCPARVTPEWLAAQPLILNDATTRLSRLTAEWFATAGHHPAPRIQLNYNDAIKSLVAAGYGAALLPHEATTPLPDGRIVMRALRPALWRRLGIAHRAGYVERSTQHVLDVLWGLRLA; this is encoded by the coding sequence ATGCGAGAGATCAGCCTGGACCGTTTGCGCACTCTGGTCGCCATTGCCGACCGTGGCTCATTTGTCGAAGCGGCGCGTGCATTGCACCTGGCGCCGCCAACGGTCAGCCTCCACATCGCTGAACTCGAAGACCGCATCGGGGCGCCACTCCTGTCACGCAAGCGCGGACATGTCAGGCCGTCGGCGATAGGAGAGGTGCTGGTGGAGCGCGCGCGCCGGCTGCTGGCCGATGCGGAGCAGGCGTTAGACGATATTCAACGCCAGGTGCAAGGGCTCGAAGGGCGCGCGCGGCTCGGTGCGTCGACCGGGGTGATCGCGCACCTGTTGCCGCAAGCGCTTGAGGTGCTGCGCCAGGACCATCCCGCTATTGACATTCAGGTTGCCGTACTCACTTCGCAAGAAACGCTGTCCCGGCTGGCGGATGGCAGGCTGGATGTCGGGCTGATCGCACTGCCTCAGCCCCCGGTGGCTGGACTCGTGATAAAGCCTTGGCGCCGCGACCCCGTGATGGCCTTTTTGCCGGCGCATTGGCGGTGTCCGGCCCGCGTCACGCCTGAATGGCTCGCTGCCCAACCTCTGATTCTCAATGACGCGACCACGCGACTCTCGCGACTGACCGCGGAGTGGTTCGCGACCGCGGGGCACCATCCTGCCCCGCGCATTCAGCTCAACTACAACGACGCGATCAAAAGTCTGGTCGCGGCAGGCTACGGCGCAGCGCTGTTGCCCCATGAGGCCACTACGCCATTGCCCGATGGGCGCATCGTCATGCGTGCGCTGCGCCCGGCGTTGTGGCGCCGGCTCGGCATTGCACATCGTGCGGGGTACGTTGAGCGTTCCACGCAACACGTGCTTGATGTGTTGTGGGGGCTGCGATTGGCGTAG
- the argC gene encoding N-acetyl-gamma-glutamyl-phosphate reductase, producing MRFPLVFIDGDQGTTGLQIHERLRDRTDLRLFTLAAAERKDPRRRAEAINACDIAILCLPDAAAREAVHAIVNPAVRVIDASSAHRTQPDWTYGFPEMTQGQAERIANARRVTNPGCYPTGAIGLLRPLLQAGLIPADYPISIHAVSGYSGRGRAGVEEHEGQGAANALSYQVYGLELAHKHTPEIQQHAGLAQRPIFIPALGAFRQGIVLTVPLALRLLAPGVDGATLHACLARHYAEAAHVHVLPLHESCALKHLDPQVLNGTNDMRLSVFPNMEHGHVLLSAVFDNLGKGASGAAVQNLNLMLTQQ from the coding sequence ATGCGCTTTCCCCTTGTTTTCATCGACGGCGACCAAGGCACCACGGGGTTGCAAATCCACGAACGGCTGCGCGACCGGACCGACCTCAGGCTGTTCACGCTTGCCGCTGCGGAGCGCAAGGATCCGCGCCGTCGCGCAGAAGCCATCAACGCCTGCGACATCGCCATCCTCTGTTTGCCGGATGCCGCCGCGCGCGAGGCGGTGCACGCCATTGTGAATCCTGCCGTCAGGGTCATCGACGCAAGCTCCGCCCACCGCACACAGCCCGACTGGACATACGGTTTTCCGGAAATGACGCAGGGACAGGCTGAGCGCATTGCCAACGCACGTCGGGTCACCAATCCCGGTTGCTATCCGACCGGCGCCATTGGCTTGCTGCGTCCGCTGTTGCAAGCTGGGCTCATACCAGCGGACTACCCTATCAGCATTCATGCGGTGTCGGGCTACTCCGGACGCGGTCGTGCCGGCGTGGAGGAACATGAGGGCCAGGGTGCCGCCAACGCGCTTTCATACCAGGTATATGGCCTGGAACTCGCGCACAAGCACACCCCGGAGATCCAGCAGCACGCCGGGCTCGCGCAGCGTCCCATCTTCATCCCTGCGTTGGGTGCGTTCCGCCAGGGCATCGTGCTGACGGTGCCCTTGGCGCTGCGGCTGCTGGCACCCGGCGTGGATGGCGCTACGTTACACGCATGCCTCGCACGCCACTACGCCGAGGCTGCCCACGTCCATGTCTTGCCGCTGCACGAATCGTGCGCCTTGAAACACCTGGATCCACAAGTGCTGAACGGCACGAACGACATGCGCTTGAGCGTATTTCCCAACATGGAACACGGGCACGTCCTGCTGTCCGCGGTGTTCGATAATCTTGGCAAAGGCGCATCCGGCGCTGCGGTTCAGAACCTGAACCTGATGCTCACGCAGCAATAG
- a CDS encoding ABC-F family ATP-binding cassette domain-containing protein encodes MISVRNVTLRRGVNAVLDRASVTFNPGEKIGLVGRNGAGKSSFFALLNGTLHEDSGEFSIPAAWKMGQVAQDMPETEQSATDFVVEGDTVLLAAQAEVAAAEASDDGMRMAHAYMALHDAGAHDAPARAQALILGLGFSAAQLSQPVNSFSGGWRMRLQLARALMCPSDLLLLDEPTNHLDLDALVWLEAWLKRYQGTMVVISHDREFLDAVTQVTVHVDNAKLVRYGGNYSKFEDMRAEQLLLQQAAMARQADKIAHLQKFIDRFKAKASKAKQAQSRVKALERMERIAPVLADAEFNFEFKEPLNVPNPLLSMLDASFGYPAPTDALSGTPPTVIVRGINRSVLAGQRIGILGANGQGKSTLVKTVAHALAPISGEISEGKGLNIGYFAQQELDVLRPLDTPLEHMIRLAKDTPAHMRAPGQSGTEQSLRTFLGTFSFSGDMVHQAVGTMSGGEKARLVLCMIVWQRPNLLLLDEPTNHLDLATREALGMALNEFEGTVMLVSHDRALLRAVCDEFWLVTKGGVEPFDGDLDDYQQFLRDEARRMREQPAAMGAA; translated from the coding sequence ATGATTTCCGTCCGTAATGTCACGCTGCGTCGTGGCGTCAATGCCGTACTCGACCGCGCATCCGTCACCTTCAACCCCGGCGAAAAGATCGGTCTTGTCGGGCGCAATGGCGCTGGCAAGTCGTCCTTCTTCGCCCTTCTCAACGGCACGCTGCATGAAGACAGCGGCGAGTTCTCGATTCCCGCTGCATGGAAGATGGGCCAGGTCGCGCAGGATATGCCGGAGACGGAGCAGAGCGCGACGGACTTCGTCGTCGAGGGTGACACCGTGCTGCTGGCCGCGCAGGCCGAAGTCGCCGCCGCCGAGGCCAGCGACGACGGCATGCGCATGGCGCACGCCTACATGGCCCTGCACGACGCCGGTGCACACGATGCCCCCGCACGCGCCCAGGCGCTGATCCTGGGCCTTGGCTTCAGTGCCGCGCAGCTTAGTCAGCCGGTCAACAGTTTCTCCGGCGGCTGGCGCATGCGACTGCAACTGGCGCGCGCGCTCATGTGCCCGTCCGACCTGCTGCTGCTCGACGAGCCGACCAATCACCTGGACCTCGACGCGCTGGTCTGGCTGGAAGCCTGGCTCAAGCGCTATCAAGGCACCATGGTCGTGATCAGCCACGACCGCGAATTCCTCGACGCGGTGACGCAGGTGACGGTGCACGTCGACAACGCCAAGCTCGTGCGTTATGGCGGCAACTACAGCAAGTTCGAAGACATGCGCGCTGAGCAACTCCTGTTGCAGCAGGCCGCGATGGCCAGGCAGGCAGACAAGATCGCCCACCTGCAGAAATTCATCGACCGTTTCAAGGCCAAGGCCTCGAAGGCGAAGCAGGCGCAGAGCCGGGTCAAGGCGCTCGAGCGCATGGAGAGAATCGCGCCGGTGCTTGCCGACGCAGAGTTCAACTTCGAGTTCAAGGAGCCACTCAACGTCCCGAACCCGCTGTTGTCGATGCTGGACGCGAGCTTCGGCTACCCGGCGCCGACCGACGCACTGTCGGGCACGCCGCCCACGGTCATCGTGCGGGGCATCAACCGTTCCGTGCTGGCCGGGCAGCGCATCGGCATTCTCGGTGCCAACGGCCAAGGCAAGTCCACGCTGGTGAAGACGGTGGCGCACGCGCTGGCGCCGATTTCCGGCGAAATCAGCGAAGGCAAAGGCCTGAATATCGGCTACTTCGCACAGCAGGAACTCGACGTGCTGCGCCCGCTCGACACGCCGCTGGAACACATGATCCGCCTTGCCAAGGACACGCCGGCGCACATGCGCGCGCCCGGCCAGAGTGGTACGGAGCAATCCCTTCGCACCTTCCTCGGCACATTCAGCTTCAGCGGCGACATGGTCCATCAGGCGGTCGGCACGATGAGCGGCGGCGAAAAGGCGCGGCTCGTGCTGTGCATGATCGTGTGGCAGCGTCCCAACCTGCTGCTGCTCGACGAGCCTACCAACCACCTCGACCTGGCCACACGCGAAGCGCTAGGCATGGCGCTCAACGAATTCGAAGGCACGGTGATGCTGGTCAGCCACGACCGGGCCCTGCTGCGGGCCGTATGCGACGAGTTCTGGCTGGTCACCAAGGGCGGCGTCGAGCCCTTCGACGGGGATCTGGACGACTACCAGCAGTTCCTGCGCGACGAAGCCCGTCGCATGCGCGAGCAGCCTGCCGCAATGGGCGCTGCCTGA
- a CDS encoding isocitrate lyase gives MAQYQDDIKAVAGLKENHGSAWNAINPEYAARMRAQNKFKTGLDIAKYTAKIMRADMAAYDADSSKYTQSLGCWHGFIGQQKMISIKKHFNSTERRYLYLSGWMVAALRSEFGPLPDQSMHEKTSVSALIRELYTFLRQADARELGGLFRELDAAQGPAKAAIQAKIDNHVTHVVPIIADIDAGFGNAEATYLLAKQFIEAGACCIQIENQVSDEKQCGHQDGKVTVPHEDFLAKIRAIRYAFLELGVDDGVIVARTDSLGAGLTKQIAVTNTAGDLGDQYNSFLDCEELSADELGNGDVIIKRDGKLLRPKRLPSNLFQFRAGTGEARCVLDCVTALQNGADLLWIETEKPHIAQIGGMVSEIRKVIPNAKLVYNNSPSFNWTLNFRQQVYDAMKAEGKDVSAYERSQLMNVEYDQTELAKLADEKIRTFQADSSREAGIFHHLITLPTYHTAALSTDNLAKEYFGDQGMLGYVAGVQRKEIRQGIACVKHQNMSGSDIGDDHKEYFSGEAALKAAGKDNTMNQF, from the coding sequence ATGGCCCAGTATCAAGACGACATCAAGGCAGTTGCCGGTTTGAAAGAGAACCACGGCAGCGCATGGAATGCCATCAACCCCGAGTATGCTGCCCGCATGCGTGCCCAGAACAAATTCAAGACGGGCCTGGACATTGCCAAGTACACCGCCAAGATCATGCGCGCCGACATGGCCGCCTATGATGCCGATTCGTCCAAGTACACCCAGTCGCTGGGTTGCTGGCACGGCTTCATCGGCCAGCAGAAGATGATCTCCATCAAGAAGCACTTCAACAGCACCGAGCGCCGCTACCTTTACCTGTCCGGCTGGATGGTGGCCGCACTGCGCTCCGAGTTCGGCCCGCTGCCGGACCAGTCGATGCACGAAAAGACCTCCGTCAGCGCGCTGATCCGCGAGCTGTACACCTTCCTGCGCCAGGCCGACGCCCGTGAACTGGGCGGCCTGTTCCGCGAACTGGATGCTGCCCAGGGACCCGCCAAGGCCGCCATCCAGGCAAAAATCGACAACCACGTCACCCACGTTGTGCCCATCATCGCGGATATCGACGCGGGCTTCGGCAACGCCGAAGCAACGTACCTGTTGGCCAAGCAGTTCATCGAAGCGGGCGCCTGCTGCATTCAGATCGAAAACCAGGTGTCCGACGAGAAGCAGTGCGGCCACCAGGATGGCAAGGTCACCGTGCCGCACGAGGACTTCCTGGCCAAGATCCGCGCCATCCGCTACGCCTTCCTGGAACTGGGCGTGGACGACGGCGTCATCGTGGCCCGTACCGACTCGCTGGGCGCTGGCCTGACCAAGCAGATCGCCGTGACCAACACGGCGGGTGACCTGGGCGATCAATACAATTCCTTCCTCGATTGCGAAGAACTGTCGGCCGACGAACTGGGCAATGGCGACGTCATCATCAAGCGCGACGGCAAGCTGCTGCGTCCCAAGCGCCTGCCTAGCAACCTGTTCCAGTTCCGCGCCGGCACGGGCGAAGCGCGCTGCGTGCTGGATTGCGTCACCGCACTGCAAAACGGCGCTGACCTGCTGTGGATCGAGACCGAAAAGCCGCATATCGCCCAGATCGGCGGCATGGTCAGCGAGATTCGCAAAGTCATCCCGAACGCCAAGCTGGTGTACAACAACAGCCCATCGTTCAACTGGACCCTGAATTTCCGCCAGCAGGTGTATGACGCGATGAAGGCCGAGGGCAAGGATGTGTCGGCATACGAGCGCAGCCAGCTGATGAACGTGGAATACGATCAGACCGAACTGGCGAAGCTCGCCGACGAAAAGATCCGGACCTTCCAGGCCGACTCGTCGCGCGAAGCCGGTATCTTCCACCATCTGATTACGCTGCCGACCTACCACACCGCCGCACTGTCGACCGACAACCTGGCCAAGGAATACTTCGGCGACCAGGGCATGCTGGGTTATGTGGCCGGCGTGCAGCGCAAGGAAATCCGCCAGGGCATCGCCTGCGTCAAGCACCAGAACATGTCCGGCTCGGACATCGGCGACGACCACAAGGAGTATTTCAGCGGCGAAGCAGCCCTGAAGGCGGCAGGTAAGGACAACACCATGAACCAGTTCTGA